The genomic DNA GGACTTTTCACTATTTGGCGTACATCATAAATTGAATCTACGATAACCAGTGAATAAAACATCATATTGGTGCTAATTATTCAAGACGGCAAAAACCATGAAATAACATGCCTATGAGAAGAATTGAAGGCCCACCGATTCCAGCTTTGCGTCATTCTCTTCATGGGCAAGCTTCACCACGTCTATATGCTCGAGCAATTCTTGCTCAAATGCCTGCACTTCTTTCATTTTATCCAGAAGTGAACCATGTTCACGGCTTATCTTCCCTGCATGTACAGGATCATTCCACAGGTCTGGCTTATTCACCTCTGCTGATAACATATCCAACCTAACCAGCAACTTCTTCCACTGCCACCATAATCAGAAGACGTACTTCAAAACTAAGCGGAAATATTCGAATACAAACAGAGAATCAACCATACCAAATGATTGAATCCTCAACATAAGAAACAAATGATTGAATCCTCAACATAAGAAACGAAGTTATGCTTCCAGATAAACTCATATGGCCTTGTTTGGTGtctaggattggattggattcgATAAGTCACTAGATTCAACGTGTTTATGAGAAAATGGACGGATTAGTCACCAGGGAAACTTCTCTCAGCCAATCCCCACATTTTCAACATACATTGAATTTATTGACAGAGGAACACAATGgaatgttttaattttaattgtaccTGCAAACGTTTCTTAATAAGATGAATGGACTGTGCAATTGCAACAGCGTGACTCTTCCAATCACTCCCGTTCACATCCAGAATCGGCCACTCACTAGCAATGATTCTATCAACCGTCCCATCACAGGTCGACGGCTCCACCGCAGCCTGAGTACCAAACAAGCAAACCAACCCGAAACTGCCACGACCCGAATACAAACTTCTCACCATTGGCAGCCCCAATACACCAGACCCAGTGACATTTTCCCCCGCAGCAACATACCCAGAGCTTAAGGCATGAGGCTTGGAGCCCGAAATAAAGATACTAATCGGAAAGGGGTGATTTTGGAGAGACCCAAATGGGGATTCTGAGGTATTGGAGGAAATGGAGAAACCCCAGAATCCAAAATCCTGTGTTTTTCAATTGGATTTGGTAAATTTTGAGGGCTTGAGCGTCGATATAGATTTCTGGGTTGGGATTCAGACAGAGTAGAGAAAAGCAGAAATGGAAAAAAGCCGCTTTTGGCTTCTGGGTTTGGGCAGAGAAGCTGCCAGGATCCACTACTACTTGCTCTCCTTCTAAGCATGAAAGATGACATTTTTCTgatgtttgaatcttttgagGTTTAACAGAAACTCCAAttgagggttttaaaaatacAGGAGCTGCTGACCTAGAAGATGAAAAGATGAAACGATGACGTTTTGAAATACAGTCGCCTTTTTTCCCCAAAGCCTTCGTCTTCCTCAGCCGCTGCTCAGTCACCATGTCAGCCCAAGCCGACGCCGTAAATCCCAGTTCCCAAAATGCCCTCCAAACCCCACAGAATTACCCCGTGCCCCTCTCCCCGCCACTCCCCGCCATCTCTAAGCACATAGAGCTGGCGAGAGCCATGTCCGCCTCTTCCAAATCCAGCTTCTTTTCCCTTTCGAGAAACAGCGAAGTTTACGAGGACCAGTGGCTCGTTGGAACCGGTCCCTCAGCTTCTCTGTGACTCGGCCGAGTTAGGTGAGCCAGGTTaactcttctctttttttttctggtcTGCTTCTTGTTTCCAAGATGAAACCTAGAGAAGTGCTTTTCTCGTTAAGTTGGCTTATTCTAAAACTGCTTCTCAGTACAATGAGGAATATGATCTTCAATCCTAAAGAGTTTTAAATTCATGTAATCAGTGGAAATTAGCTGGGATCAGGGTTTAGTTTTGTTGTAGATTCTCCAAGCCAATTGGCAACAACTTCTGCTTATTCGAAAAGCCATAATCAAATTTAGGAAACGCTTTCTAAGTTCATTGGATGGGAGATACTGACTACTTGCAATGGGCgggaaattttgagttttgattcCTATCACATAGTGAGTCGGAAAAGTGCTTCCTTGGAAAAGTTGATTTTTGTTACTCTTTCTTGAACACTGATTTTAGTCCAAGTTATCAGTTGCAGGGACCCAAACCATCCACCTGAGCTCCATCTTGCCAAACGACTAGATTGCGACACTAGTGGACTGATGATAATAACCAAGTCACACAAAGTAGCTGCCGAGCTTGTGAGGGCATTTACAGATCACAAAGTTTCCAAAACATACATTGCGCGCTGCATTGGTTCGGCTCCAAAATGGGAAAGAATCACCGTTAAATCAGGTCATGGCCGATCAAGGTTTGGGGTGTGGCGAGGGTATGCCGCTTCAGATGTAGGCCGGACACTTCCAGGAGGATCAATGGTCCGAGACATGGAAACATTGTTTCAACTTTTATCGGTAAATGGACAAGGGAGCTACAAAGAGCCATCTGAGTTTAAGAAAGACGAAGCAAATGTTGTAGTGGTTGAAGAGAAAGCTGTAGTAGATGGAGACGCAAGGAAGGACGAGGTTTTAGTAAGACCCCGTCCTAGGAGTGGACGAACACATCAAATCCGCTCGCATTGTCAGTATCTTGGAATTTCCATAAGAGCTTGTCTCTTGAACACCCTGTTACTGGTCTTCCAGTGATGTTTCGGGCACCTGTACCGTCTTGGGCCAGCCAGGCTTTGCAACACTAGTTTAGTTCAATGGTTCTTTGTGTTCAATGTCTGGGTATAAGAAGATCAATCCTTTCGTGCTTCGACACGGTTACTTGCTATTCTCTGCGGAAAATGGTTTTAGGTTTGATGCCGAAGGCAAGCGTGCCGAGGTCTGCAGTTGGCACTGCAGCGTTCTCCTTACTTCGCCGTTTGCTCCTTTGTCCGATCATACGTGGACAATGGATTTGGGTTTCAAATGTCATGAACTCTTGTAAGTAACAATTTACAAGAAAAACCTGCTGTGCTATgttttcttctcaaattttgCTCATATGATTTAATTTTGCACTTTTCGGCTTCTGTGTATGTTGTTAAACTTCTCTCATCACTTGGATATTTGGTATGACTCTGCCATTCTCTCTTAGTGTAAGCTCTGAAGTCCCTTTTTTCTGTGTGTTAATGGGGGAAAACGAACTCTCTGACGTCTCTTAATCCTAACTCGTTACTTCACCCTCTCATCACTTGGGCCGACTCCAAATTCCAATGCACATTGACGTCCATAGCTCCCTCGTTACAAAGAATAACTCCTATGCGACAGAGTTACCGTGTTACGGTAGCATTGCATTGTAAGTTTCACTCCTCGTTAATGTTTGCCTTGGTCTATTCGGTAAGCTCTGATGTCGTTTTCTTTTGGAAGCAAACTTCAAATTTAACTTTGGAAATACCATTTTCCAAAATGTTTacaatcttttttctttatccTAATtcattgaatcttcaatcttgtAGCTGAAAAATTAATCATTTTTACATGACTGTTTCCACATCGTTATCAATATTCTATTAAACAAAGGGTAAAGTCCTAATCAAGTTTGAGATTAGTCTAAACTAGTAGCTTTAGACTGCTTAATAGTTGAGCTCCTAtcgctaatttttttttttttttttatttgaacgaGCGATATTTTATGTACTAAAGGGAAGGAAAATGGGGTTAACTTCATAataagttagtaataatgtagttcaaattcgtttttggcaaaaatcgaacctaatacCTCAAATACAACTAAactgtaatactaaatgactAATTTCTACTTGAAAGGGATCAAATGCGTGGCAGACTGATATTGGTTACAAATATTgtaatcaattttgttttaatagTTTGTAAAGGCAAAGACTTTCAAGGCTCAAGTGCGGTAAACGTGTTGGTTGTTTAGAATACAATTAAGAATTCTATTCTCCCCACTAAGCATATAATATTGAGATTGCTCTCCTCTTAAATTATTGATATTTTGCAGACGTGAATTAGGTCAGCTGACAAAAATACTATCGCTTTTTACACTCAAGTTTAATTATTCTTTATATAAGTAGTTCAAAGTACCGATTCTTGAAGACTTACTACCTACAGTCTCCTAAGAATATGAGACTTGATATAGACATTTTCTACGATAATTAAATTAGCTTGCATTTACTATgagaattgtttatattttcaagCCTGGAagaggaaaattcaaaattgactatttatttttgttgtataAATGTTTCTTGACAgcaatttgaatttatttggAATACAAGTTAGCATCACATTACGcattaaaatcaaaatcaagggaaaacttgatataagtccaattttttgagccaatagtatgaatagtccaatttattaaaataagtccaatttgttatatttaattatctaattatcaataattatttgttcaatgataagatttattataaaaatcaaatttcttcccaattatctctttgcttatttctttttatttatctttttgttatttctcgttcttcctcctactttaaaccccatttatagattttatttttaattttaataatcaacctatatcacaggttaattatatttatctacctatatgacaaattctttttttataatcaacctgtcacagattaatgtgtcttgcttgtaggtatgttatgtttttttaccttttaattaggtttcatatctcacgtataggtattatatacattcatatatttgttacttgagttagggtagaatgttttgcagataaatttatgttagtatattagtttttttgttataagatattaaatatattattttggagttggaaaatgcataatattagaagattttaattgatttttaatatttttagaaaatgtaaaatgagtataaaagaaataaaaacatataattagataactggactcactcctaaaaacactctacatttttggacctagatctaaaagcccctaAAATCAATTGCGTGCAGAGATAAAAAGTTGGTAAATAATCCTTTTTCCTTTAGAAAACTTTGTAATTCTTCATAACCTAATTGAAATGCAAATAAAGTAAaagaattgaaaacaaaattggtaACTCTAACATTTGAGAACAAAATTGGTTTCAATTATTCCTTTCACCTCAAAGTCTTTTCTCCCTCCTTTCAACGAGAAGATATTCAGCATAGCTGTCTGATTTTTTACGCGATACCACGTTCACGAATTCAAAACTGAGGAGATTCTATGCTTTTGTGAGACGTACTCTACACAAACGGAAAGTTTTGTGAATTACTAAGTGATTATTGAGTTTGTGTTTATCCACGGGAGCTGGTACTGATTTGGCCAACTCATCGATGATAAATAAGTGTGGCCCTTGGAGAATAAGACATCTCTGACAAAACATATACCAGTTAATCAAAACAACCAGTTATACTCAGTCCAAGGTGCATGCAAGAATCTCCCCCCAGTTCGCACCTGCCTTTCAAACCAGCAAGCTTCATAGCTTTACAGTTTCCAAAGCCCGTGCAGTGCAACGAGATTTCTCGAGTACCCCATATATTGCAAAACTTAACGGTTTAGATGTGCACTAGAGaattcaaagaaatttaacAAGCGGACGTGATACAATTAAAAACCATCGTCTACAGTACATTGTTGTGTAGTCTAAGACTCCCGATCCAAACCCAATAAAATATCATctgggtttggataatgcagtTGTCATGCATAATTTTAAGATTTTATGAGGTTGCAGTTCAAAACCCACCaagcatttttcttcttttctttgctaTATAATATCTTAGATATACCCAGAAAATTCTTGAAGGAACCAATTGTTGTGTGTGACGTTTTGGAAGATGGGTTTGCTGAGTGAGGGACTGACTCAGGTGGTGATTCCCTTGGCTGCGGTTGTGGGGATTGGTTTTGCTTTGCTGCAATGGTTTTTGGTGTCAAAGGTGAAGGTCTCTGGCGTGTATGGTGAGCGAAATGGGTTCAAGGACAAGCTCATTGCAGACGAAGAAGAGGGTGTTAACTCTCTTGAGGTTACCAACAAGTGTGCTGAGATTCAACATGCCATTTCCATAggtgatctctctctctctctctctctctctctctctctctctcaaaattcACTTGTTTCCCATGTGTTAGAAAAGAACACTTTTGTGACTAATTAGAATTTCGTCGCTAAAGCATCATTCTGTCGTAGTGACCAGTGGTCACACcctaaaaagaatgaaaaattttGATCTTGCTGCCCTTCCAATTTTCTTTCCGGAAGATGTCATCGCTAAAGCATCTTTCTGTTGTAGTGATTACATTATCACACCTGAAAAGACTGCAAAACTGTGTTCTAGCTGCCGTGTTAATTTCCTCGCGAAAGATTTTGTCACTGAAGCATCATATTGTGGTTATGATCACTGATTACTCCCTGCAAGGACTGAAAAATGATGCTCTAGCTGCCCATTTAATTTTCCTCGCGGAAGATTTCGTTGTCAAAGCATCATTTTGTTGTAGTGATGACAACCTGAAAATATTAGAATAATTATGTTCTTGCTGCTCTTTTGTGGCAGTAAATTATTCTCTCTGATTTTGGTTTTGCTTTATTTGTCCTCAGTCCCTTTATTCTTTTGGTTGATGTTTACATTTTTGCCATATTTGTAGTTTATGCAATTTTTTGGGCTGTTAAGTCTGACTTTTGGTTCATATGATGTTCCAGGGGCGACCTCCTTCCTGTTCACCCAATACAGATACCTCAGCATCTTCGTCGGTGTTTTTAGCACCAtaatcttcctcttccttggCTCAGTGAAGGGTTTTAGCACTAAAAGCGAAGCCTGCACATATAACACAGGCAATATGTGCAAACCGGCATTAGCCAACGCCTTCTTTAGTACTGTTGCCTTCTTGCTTGGTGCCTTTACATCCGTCCTCTCTGGATTTCTCGGGATGAAGATTGCAACTTATGCCAATGCTAGAACAACCCTAGAAGCAAGGAGGGGTGTTGGGAAGGCTTTCATTACCGCCTTTCGCTCAGGTGCTGTGATGGGGTTCCTTCTTGCTGCCAATGGCCTATTGGTGCTGTATATCACTATCAATTTGTTTAAGTTGTATTATGGGGATGACTGGGAAGGACTGTATGAGTCAATTACTGGTTATGGACTTGGAGGTTCTTCAATGGCACTCTTTGGGAGAGTTGGGGGAGGTATATACACGAAAGCTGCTGATGTTGGTGCTGATCTTGTCGGGAAAGTTGAACGAAATATCCCTGAAGATGATCCACGAAACCCCGCCGTAATTACCAACTCCTTTATTACTATGTTTGTTTGCTCATTTCTCTTACATTTTCGCAATGCAGAGCATCACTTTTGACATACTGAGTGTTATACTTTCTTTGTCAAACATTGTTAGAAGCGCTTTTAGTTATATGAGCgcttttaattttgtgtttctttcTCAGGTTATTGCAGACAATGTGGGTGACAATGTAGGAGACATTGCCGGGATGGGATCTGACCTGTTTGGATCTTATGCCGAGTCTTCTTGTGCAGCATTGTTTGTTGCATCCATATCATCCTTTGGCATCGGTCATGACTACACCGCCATGTCGTATCCTTTGATCATAAGCTCAATGGGGATTGTGGTTTGTTTGGTAACAACCCTTTTCGCAACCGATCTGTTTGAAATCAGGAAAGTCAGTGAGATCGAACCCGCCTTGAAGCGTCAACTCCTCATCTCAACCATTTTTATGACTGCTGGGATCGCCGCTGTCACTTTCGTATCCTTGCCTTCAGAATTCACTCTTTTCAGCTTTGGAACCAATAAGGCTGTCAAAAACTGGTATGCTTCTTTATATCCCCAATTTCTGTTCTTTCCTGAGtaattctttgtttttgtattaCGTGGTCTTATCAATTCACCCATTTCATAACACGTGTATCGATTTATTAGTTCATCACTAATTCGTTTTCCCATAACATTTAGTATAATTATGTGAATTACATGTGTGCTGTAGGTACCTCTTCTTTTGTGTATCAATTGGATTGTGGGCTGGTCTTGTTATTGGATACACTACAGAGTATTACACTAGCAATGCTTACAGGTGAGCCctttaatttcctaattatgTAATTATGATTAATATAACGCTAGAAATATGTTGCACTTGATCAAATCTCCGATGCTTATTACTTTTTTTCGGTTTGCAGTCCGGTGCAGGATGTGGCAGATTCATGCAGGACTGGTGCTGCAACAAACGTGATTTTCGGGCTGGCTCTTGGTTACAAATCAGTCATCATTCCTGTGTTTGCCATTGCGTTTGCTATCTACGTTAGCTTTAGCTTGGCTGCCATGTATGGAATTGCTGTGGCTGCTTTGGGAATGCTCAGCACGATCTCCACAGGTCTTGCAATTGATGCTTATGGCCCCATAAGCGACAATGCTGGTGGGATTGCAGAGATGGCCGGGATGAGCCACAAGATACGCGAAAGAACAGATGCTTTGGATGCTGCAGGAAACACAACTGCTGCTATTGGCAAGGTAAAACAAACCTAGGCGCATTCTCGGATA from Pyrus communis chromosome 17, drPyrComm1.1, whole genome shotgun sequence includes the following:
- the LOC137723616 gene encoding pyrophosphate-energized vacuolar membrane proton pump 1-like translates to MGLLSEGLTQVVIPLAAVVGIGFALLQWFLVSKVKVSGVYGERNGFKDKLIADEEEGVNSLEVTNKCAEIQHAISIGATSFLFTQYRYLSIFVGVFSTIIFLFLGSVKGFSTKSEACTYNTGNMCKPALANAFFSTVAFLLGAFTSVLSGFLGMKIATYANARTTLEARRGVGKAFITAFRSGAVMGFLLAANGLLVLYITINLFKLYYGDDWEGLYESITGYGLGGSSMALFGRVGGGIYTKAADVGADLVGKVERNIPEDDPRNPAVIADNVGDNVGDIAGMGSDLFGSYAESSCAALFVASISSFGIGHDYTAMSYPLIISSMGIVVCLVTTLFATDLFEIRKVSEIEPALKRQLLISTIFMTAGIAAVTFVSLPSEFTLFSFGTNKAVKNWYLFFCVSIGLWAGLVIGYTTEYYTSNAYSPVQDVADSCRTGAATNVIFGLALGYKSVIIPVFAIAFAIYVSFSLAAMYGIAVAALGMLSTISTGLAIDAYGPISDNAGGIAEMAGMSHKIRERTDALDAAGNTTAAIGKGFAIGSAALVSLALFGAYVSRAGIETVDVLTPKVFIGLIVGAMLPYWFSAMTMKSVGSAALKMVEEVRRQFNTIPGLMEGTAKPDYATCVKISTDASLREMIPPGALVMLTPLVAGTFFGVETLAGILAGSLVSGVQIAISASNTGGAWDNAKKYIEAGGSEHAKSLGPKGSEPHKAAVIGDTIGDPLKDTSGPSLNILIKLMAVESLVFAPFFAAHGGLLFKWL